One part of the Solanum dulcamara chromosome 8, daSolDulc1.2, whole genome shotgun sequence genome encodes these proteins:
- the LOC129899467 gene encoding calnexin homolog codes for MEERNRRMWTQYALLLLAGCFVSQLYASSDDVKFYESFDAAFDGRWIVSEKEEFNGVWKHSKSEGHDDHGLLVSEKAKKYAIVKELDNVVSLKDGTVVLQYEVRLQEGLECGGAYLKYLRSQEAGWIPKEFSNESPYTIMFGPDKCGATDKIHFILKHKNPKSGEFIEHHLKFPPSVPSDKLTHVYTAVLKPDNELLILVDGEQKKKADFLSDYDFEPPLIPAETIPDPDDKKPEDWDEREKIPDPDAKKPDDWDEDAPMEIEDEDAEKPEGWLDDEPEEIDDPEATKPEDWVDEEDGEWEAPKIDNPKCEEVPGCGEWKRPMKSNPAYNGKWHAPLIDNPNYKGVWKPRDIPNPNYFKLDRPNFEPIAAIGIEIWTMQDGILFDNIMIATDEKVAESYRKTAWKPKFDIEKEKQKAEEAASSGGLKGFQKMVLDLLYKVADIPFLGKHKSKVLDLLEKAEKQPNLTVGVVISIIIIIFTVFLKLIFGGKQQQLAKATRKAKKIDGAEASSSNSEGATEKKEGQNEDAAAPRRRTRREN; via the exons ATGGAAGAGCGGAATCGGAGGATGTGGACTCAATATGCATTGTTGTTATTGGCCGGTTGCTTCGTCTCTCAACTCTACGCCTCTTCGGATGATGTG AAATTTTACGAGTCGTTCGATGCGGCATTTGATGGGCGTTGGATTGTATCTGAGAAAGAGGAGTTTAATG GTGTGTGGAAACATTCCAAGAGTGAGGGACATGATGACCATGGGCTTCTTGTGAGTGAGAAGGCAAAGAAATATGCTATTGTCAAGGAGCTTGACAATGTTGTCAGCCTCAAAGATGGAACTGTGGTTCTTCAATATGAAGTTCGCCTCCAGGAAGGACTTGAATGTGGTGGTGCTTATCTTAAATACCTCCGCTCCCAGGAAGCAGGGTGGATTCCCAAGGAATTCAGCAATGAGTCTCCCTATACTATAATGTTTGGACCAGATAAATGTGGAGCCACCGACAAGATTCACTTCATCTTGAAACATAAGAATCCTAAGAGCGGGGAGTTCATTGAGCACCACCTTAAGTTTCCACCATCTGTACCTTCGGACAAATTAACCCATGTTTACACTGCTGTGTTGAAACCCGACAATGAGTTGTTAATCTTAGTTGATGGGGAACAGAAGAAGAAGGCTGACTTCCTCTCAGATTATGATTTCGAGCCACCTCTTATTCCAGCAGAGACCATTCCAGACCCAGATGATAAGAAGCCCGAGGACTGGGATGAGAGGGAAAAAATTCCAGATCCAGATGCTAAGAAACCAGATGATTGGGATGAGGATGCACCAATGGAAAttgaagatgaggatgctgagaaACCTGAAGGATGGTTGGATGATGAGCCTGAAGAGATTGACGATCCTGAGGCTACAAAGCCTGAAGATTGGGTTGACGAGGAAGATGGTGAATGGGAGGCTCCCAAAATTGACAACCCGAAGTGTGAAGAAGTCCCCGGGTGTGGGGAGTGGAAAAGACCAATGAAGAGCAATCCAGCGTACAATGGAAAATGGCATGCTCCGCTGATTGACAACCCCAATTACAAGGGTGTTTGGAAGCCAAGAGATATTCCAAATCCCAACTACTTCAAACTCGACAGACCCAATTTCGAGCCTATTGCAGCAATTGGCATTGAAATCTGGACAATGCAAGATGGTATATTATTTGACAATATCATGATAGCAACTGATGAGAAAGTTGCAGAATCATACAGGAAGACTGCATGGAAGCCCAAGTTTGACATAGAGAAAGAGAAACAAAAGGCTGAGGAAGCAGCAAGCTCTGGTGGGCTTAAAGGATTCCAG AAAATGGTACTTGATCTCCTCTACAAGGTGGCTGACATTCCCTTCTTGGGCAAACATAAGTCCAAAGTATTG GATCTTCTTGAGAAGGCCGAGAAACAGCCCAATCTCACAGTTGGTGTTGTCATTTCAATCATAATTATCATTTTCACAGTTTTCTTGAAGCTCATCTTTGGTGGGAAGCAGCAGCAACTA GCAAAAGCTACTAGAAAGGCTAAGAAAATTGATGGCGCCGAGGCATCAAGTTCAAACAGCGAAGGAGCCACGGAGAAGAAAGAAGGCCAGAATGAGGATGCCGCTGCGCCTCGTAGGAGGACTAGACGTGAAAATTAG
- the LOC129901599 gene encoding 40S ribosomal protein S27-2-like: MGIPKISNDTDLLHPPAELEKQKHKLKRLVPSPDSTFLDVKCQGCFQITTIFSHSQTVVTCPNCQQVLSQPTGGRVKLTEGCSFRVKEKAMKVLGR, translated from the exons ATG GGTATTCCAAAGATTTCAAATGACACTGACTTGCTTCACCCTCCTGCTGAGCTTGAGAAGCAAAAGCACAAGCTTAAGCGTTTGGTCCCGTCACCTGATTCTACTTTTCTG GATGTCAAATGCCAAGGCTGCTTCCAAAT AACAACAATTTTCAGCCACTCGCAAACCGTGGTTACATGCCCCAATTGCCAGCAAGTGTTAAGCCAGCCAACTGGTGGGCGTGTAAAACTCACTGAAGGATGCTCTTTTAGGGTTAAAGAGAAGGCTATGAAGGTCTTGGGTCGATAA
- the LOC129899689 gene encoding calcium-dependent mitochondrial ATP-magnesium/phosphate carrier protein 2-like isoform X1: protein MSVAGEAVEHVNFPAMATKDRSGCCNPVKKAGPVSLDHVLSALGETKEERESRIRSLFSFFDSDNAGYLDYAKIEKGLSAMQIPPEYKFAKELLNGCDANKDGRVDYQEFRKYMDDKEMELYRIFQAIDVEHSGCILPEELWDALVNAGIELDDDELARFVEHVDKDNNGIITFEEWRDFLLLYPHEATIENIYQYLERVCLVDIGEQAVIPEGISKHVHASKYLIAGGVAGAASRTATAPLDRLKVILQVQTTHASIGPAVKSIWKEGGLLGFFRGNGLNVLKVAPESAIKFYAYETLKNAICRAKGVEDQRDIGTSGRLVAGGMAGAIAQTAIYPMDLVKTRLQTHSCESGSVPSLRKLSKDILIQEGPRAFYRGLVPSLLGIIPYAGIDLAAYETLKDLSKMYILHDSEAGPLVQLGCGTISGALGATCVYPLQVIRTRMQADAAYKGMSDVFRKTVQREGFRGFYKGLFPNLLKVVPAASITYLVYESMKKSLDLD, encoded by the exons ATGTCAGTGGCTGGAGAGGCCGTAGAGCATGTGAATTTTCCAGCAATGGCAACAAAGGACCGGTCCGGATGTTGTAACCCGGTGAAGAAGGCCGGCCCGGTTTCCTTGGACCATGTGCTATCAGCTTTAGGTGAGACTAAGGAAGAGAGGGAGTCAAGAATCAGAAGCCTGTTCAGTTTTTTCGATTCTGACAATGCGGGGTACTTGGATTATGCGAAAATTGAAAAGGGTTTGTCTGCTATGCAAATTCCACCGGAGTATAAGTTTGCCAAAGAATTGTTGAACGGTTGTGATGCCAATAAGGATGGAAGGGTTGATTATCAGGAGTTCAGGAAATACATGGATGATAAGGAAATGGAGCTGTATAGGATTTTTCAGGCTATTGATGTCGAGCATAGTGGTTGCATCTTGCCAGAGGAACTATGGGATGCCCTTGTAAATGCTG GAATAGAATTAGATGATGATGAACTTGCACGTTTTGTGGAACACGTGGACAAGGATAATAATGGAATTATCACTTTTGAGGAATGGAGGGATTTTCTTCTACTCTATCCACATGAGGCCACCATTGAGAATATTTATCAATACTTGGAGAGGGTATGTCTTGTAGATATTGGGGAGCAGGCAGTCATTCCGGAAGGCATCAGTAAGCACGTTCATGCATCCAAATACCTGATTGCAGGGGGAGTTGCTGGAGCTGCTTCTCGTACTGCCACAGCACCTCTTGATCGCCTTAAGGTCATTTTACAAGTGCAAACGACTCATGCTTCAATTGGTCCTGCAGTCAAAAGCATATGGAAGGAAGGTGGTTTATTGGGGTTTTTCCGTGGCAATGGGTTAAATGTCTTGAAGGTTGCACCTGAAAGTGCAATTAAATTTTACGCATATGAAACCTTGAAAAATGCTATTTGTCGTGCCAAGGGTGTTGAAGACCAGAGAGACATAGGAACTTCTGGGCGTCTTGTAGCTGGTGGAATGGCAGGTGCAATCGCACAAACTGCTATCTATCCCATGGATCTTGTTAAAACTCGGTTACAGACTCATTCATGTGAGAGTGGAAGCGTTCCTAGTCTGCGAAAGCTATCAAAAGATATTCTTATACAGGAGGGTCCTCGGGCATTTTATAGAGGATTGGTACCATCTCTACTTGGAATCATCCCTTATGCAGGCATTGATTTAGCTGCATATGAAACTTTAAAGGATTTGTCAAAGATGTACATTCTTCATGATAGTG AAGCTGGCCCTCTTGTGCAGCTGGGTTGTGGGACAATTTCAGGAGCCCTTGGAGCAACATGTGTTTATCCTTTGCAGGTTATTCGAACCAG AATGCAAGCTGATGCTGCATACAAAGGTATGTCTGATGTGTTCCGAAAAACAGTTCAGCGTGAAGGCTTCAGGGGATTCTACAAAGGACTTTTTCCTAATCTTTTAAAAGTTGTGCCAGCAGCAAGCATAACCTATCTCGTGTACGAATCAATGAAAAAGAGTCTAGATCTTGATTAG
- the LOC129899689 gene encoding calcium-dependent mitochondrial ATP-magnesium/phosphate carrier protein 2-like isoform X2 yields MGCPCKCCFFLAGIELDDDELARFVEHVDKDNNGIITFEEWRDFLLLYPHEATIENIYQYLERVCLVDIGEQAVIPEGISKHVHASKYLIAGGVAGAASRTATAPLDRLKVILQVQTTHASIGPAVKSIWKEGGLLGFFRGNGLNVLKVAPESAIKFYAYETLKNAICRAKGVEDQRDIGTSGRLVAGGMAGAIAQTAIYPMDLVKTRLQTHSCESGSVPSLRKLSKDILIQEGPRAFYRGLVPSLLGIIPYAGIDLAAYETLKDLSKMYILHDSEAGPLVQLGCGTISGALGATCVYPLQVIRTRMQADAAYKGMSDVFRKTVQREGFRGFYKGLFPNLLKVVPAASITYLVYESMKKSLDLD; encoded by the exons ATGGGATGCCCTTGTAAATGCTG TTTCTTTCTTGCAGGAATAGAATTAGATGATGATGAACTTGCACGTTTTGTGGAACACGTGGACAAGGATAATAATGGAATTATCACTTTTGAGGAATGGAGGGATTTTCTTCTACTCTATCCACATGAGGCCACCATTGAGAATATTTATCAATACTTGGAGAGGGTATGTCTTGTAGATATTGGGGAGCAGGCAGTCATTCCGGAAGGCATCAGTAAGCACGTTCATGCATCCAAATACCTGATTGCAGGGGGAGTTGCTGGAGCTGCTTCTCGTACTGCCACAGCACCTCTTGATCGCCTTAAGGTCATTTTACAAGTGCAAACGACTCATGCTTCAATTGGTCCTGCAGTCAAAAGCATATGGAAGGAAGGTGGTTTATTGGGGTTTTTCCGTGGCAATGGGTTAAATGTCTTGAAGGTTGCACCTGAAAGTGCAATTAAATTTTACGCATATGAAACCTTGAAAAATGCTATTTGTCGTGCCAAGGGTGTTGAAGACCAGAGAGACATAGGAACTTCTGGGCGTCTTGTAGCTGGTGGAATGGCAGGTGCAATCGCACAAACTGCTATCTATCCCATGGATCTTGTTAAAACTCGGTTACAGACTCATTCATGTGAGAGTGGAAGCGTTCCTAGTCTGCGAAAGCTATCAAAAGATATTCTTATACAGGAGGGTCCTCGGGCATTTTATAGAGGATTGGTACCATCTCTACTTGGAATCATCCCTTATGCAGGCATTGATTTAGCTGCATATGAAACTTTAAAGGATTTGTCAAAGATGTACATTCTTCATGATAGTG AAGCTGGCCCTCTTGTGCAGCTGGGTTGTGGGACAATTTCAGGAGCCCTTGGAGCAACATGTGTTTATCCTTTGCAGGTTATTCGAACCAG AATGCAAGCTGATGCTGCATACAAAGGTATGTCTGATGTGTTCCGAAAAACAGTTCAGCGTGAAGGCTTCAGGGGATTCTACAAAGGACTTTTTCCTAATCTTTTAAAAGTTGTGCCAGCAGCAAGCATAACCTATCTCGTGTACGAATCAATGAAAAAGAGTCTAGATCTTGATTAG
- the LOC129899186 gene encoding uncharacterized protein LOC129899186 yields the protein MGKKEKAQERREKRRQEISLLRTIPFSDHQRWWSNDTIAVVTGSNRGIGFEIAHQLASHGLTVVLTSRETHIGEEVMKIMQEEGLDVVFHRLDIVDPASIETFSDWIKEKYGGLDILINNAGVNFNFGTDNSVEFAEAVIQTNYFGTKSMIKAMIPLMRPSPLGARMVNVTSRLGRLNGRRNRIANVSLRQQLEDVDSLSEELIDSTVNTFLEQVKNGTWESGGWPQVFTDYSLSKLAANAYTRLMAKILSDQPEGHKIYMNCYCPGWVKTAMTDWAGHTSPEVAADTAVWLALISDQFVSGKFFAERREINF from the exons ATGGGTAAAAAGGAGAAGGCgcaagagagaagagagaagagacGCCAAGAAATCTCTCTTCTCCGTACTATTCCTTTTTCTGATCACCAAAG ATGGTGGTCAAATGACACTATCGCTGTCGTGACTGGTTCAAACAGAGGAATAGGATTTGAAATTGCTCATCAACTGGCCTCACATGGCCTAACAGTAGTTCTTACATCACGAGAGACTCACATTGGTGAAGAAGTAATGAAAATCATGCAAGAAGAAGGTTTGGATGTGGTATTTCATCGATTGGATATTGTGGACCCTGCATCAATTGAAACATTTTCTGACTGGATAAAGGAAAAATATGGTGGTTTAGATATACTG ATCAATAATGCAGGAGTCAATTTCAATTTCGGCACAGATAATTCAGTGGAATTTGCAGAAGCTGTTATCCAGACCAACTACTTCGGTACCAAAAGTATGATTAAAGCTATGATTCCATTAATGAGGCCTTCCCCTTTAGGCGCTCGTATGGTTAATGTGACTTCACGACTGGGAAGACTTAATGGCAGACGGAAT AGAATTGCAAATGTCAGCTTGAGACAACAACTGGAGGATGTGGATTCCCTATCAGAGGAACTGATTGATAGTACTGTGAACACATTTTTGGAACAAGTGAAAAATGGAACATGGGAATCTGGGGGATGGCCACAAGTATTCACTGACTATTCATTGTCAAAGCTTGCTGCTAATGCTTACACCAGGCTAATGGCGAAGATACTTTCTGACCAGCCAGAGggtcataaaatatatatgaattgctATTGTCCAGGTTGGGTGAAGACCGCCATGACCGATTGGGCTGGGCATACATCTCCCGAAGTCGCTGCTGATACTGCAGTCTGGCTTGCTCTTATCTCAGACCAGTTTGTGAGTGGTAAGTTTTTTGCTGAGAGGCGTGAAATAAATTTCTAA
- the LOC129899187 gene encoding uncharacterized protein At4g14100-like → MYFPIKFIFLFTLSPFSWIPSIASKSDPIPSPWPHQFHAITIMNYTGGLRKVDLWYDWPNKRYLHINQYQLGKTLYDVEWQNGTSLYFTLDSTQECTIRHFPVGILRPNWLEGANYMGQRYKDGFLCNVWEKVDFIWYYEDVVTKRPVYWHFYDGLIEHIMTFEVGKVLEDSKWQAPAYCFKEMEKGKGTLQDRKAQDHSLSTSWEFHEKRFRSDK, encoded by the exons ATGTATTTTCCTATCAAATTCATCTTCCTTTTCACTTTATCCCCTTTCAGCTGGATTCCTTCAATTGCATCTAAATCAGACCCAATTCCATCACCATGGCCGCACCAGTTCCACGCAATTACCATCATGAACTACACAGGAGGTCTCCGTAAAGTAGATCTCTGGTACGATTGGCCAAACAAAAGGTACTTGCATATAAACCAATACCAATTGGGGAAAACTTTGTATGATGTTGAATGGCAGAATGGCACTTCATTGTACTTCACTTTGGATTCTACTCAGGAATGCACAATCAGGCATTTCCCAGTAGGGATTTTGAGACCTAATTGGCTTGAAGGTGCAAATTATATGGGGCAGAGGTATAAGGATGGATTCCTCTGCAATGTTTGGGAGAAAGTTGATTTCatatggtactatgaggatgtggtTACCAAGAGACCTGTTTATTGGCATTTTTATGATG GATTGATCGAACATATTATGACTTTTGAGGTGGGGAAAGTGCTGGAGGATTCCAAGTGGCAAGCCCCTGCTTACTGCTTCAAGGAGATGGAGAAAGGAAAAGGAACTTTGCAAGATCGAAAAGCTCAAGACCACTCACTCTCAACTTCGTGGGAATTTCATGAGAAAAGATTTAGAAGTGACAAATAA
- the LOC129900305 gene encoding chromophore lyase CRL, chloroplastic isoform X1: MCTGSDSKSDPNSNGWSRARGAVLKSLVLVGGALLLRRLTKSTTRWDHARIVAESLNGEKFSKEQAVRDPDNYFNFRWLSCPAADMVDGSKVLYFEQAFWRTPHKPFRQRFFMVKPCAKELKCDVEVSTYAIRDAEEYKNFCDRPRDQRPQTEEVIGDIAEHLTTIHLKRCERGKRCLYEGSTPTDGFPNSWQNGATYCTSELAVLKNNEIHAWDRGYDDDGNQVWGVKGGPYEFKPAPSSSFNDVLNPLSFASQSLGKRIEGSFVLQE; the protein is encoded by the exons ATGTGTACGGGTTCGGATTCTAAGTCGGATCCTAATTCAAACGGGTGGAGCCGAGCTCGTGGAGCGGTCCTCAAGTCGCTGGTGCTCGTCGGAGGCGCCTTATTGCTCCGACGGCTAACTAAGTCGACCACACGTTGGGACCATGCTCGAATTGTCGCAGAGTCACTTAACGGTGAAAAG TTTTCAAAGGAGCAAGCGGTTAGGGATCctgataattattttaatttcag ATGGCTTTCATGTCCTGCTGCAGACATGGTAGATGGCTCTAAGGTTTTATATTTTGAGCAG GCATTTTGGCGGACACCACATAAACCCTTTAGACAG AGATTTTTCATGGTCAAGCCTTGTGCAAAGGAGTTGAAATGTGATGTTGAG GTAAGCACTTATGCTATCAGAGATGCAGAGGAGTACAAGAACTTCTGTGATCGCCCTAGGGACCAACGTCCACAAACCGAAGAAGTTATTGGG GACATTGCTGAACATTTGACTACCATTCATCTAAAGCGCTGCGAACGTGGGAAACGATGCTTATATGAAGGTTCAACACCTACTGATGGATTTCCTAATTCATGG CAGAATGGTGCGACATACTGTACCTCAGAACTTGCTGTGTTAAAGAATAATGAGATACATGCCTGGGATAGAGGCTATGATGATGATGGCAATCAA GTTTGGGGTGTAAAAGGAGGTCCTTATGAATTCAAGCCTGCTCCTTCTTCAAGTTTTAACGATGTgctgaatcctttgagttttgCTTCACAATCCCTGGGGAAAAGAATAGAGGGTTCATTTGTCCTCCAGGAATGA
- the LOC129900305 gene encoding chromophore lyase CRL, chloroplastic isoform X2, with the protein MCTGSDSKSDPNSNGWSRARGAVLKSLVLVGGALLLRRLTKSTTRWDHARIVAESLNGEKFSKEQAVRDPDNYFNFRWLSCPAADMVDGSKVLYFEQAFWRTPHKPFRQRFFMVKPCAKELKCDVEVSTYAIRDAEEYKNFCDRPRDQRPQTEEVIGDIAEHLTTIHLKRCERGKRCLYEGSTPTDGFPNSWNGATYCTSELAVLKNNEIHAWDRGYDDDGNQVWGVKGGPYEFKPAPSSSFNDVLNPLSFASQSLGKRIEGSFVLQE; encoded by the exons ATGTGTACGGGTTCGGATTCTAAGTCGGATCCTAATTCAAACGGGTGGAGCCGAGCTCGTGGAGCGGTCCTCAAGTCGCTGGTGCTCGTCGGAGGCGCCTTATTGCTCCGACGGCTAACTAAGTCGACCACACGTTGGGACCATGCTCGAATTGTCGCAGAGTCACTTAACGGTGAAAAG TTTTCAAAGGAGCAAGCGGTTAGGGATCctgataattattttaatttcag ATGGCTTTCATGTCCTGCTGCAGACATGGTAGATGGCTCTAAGGTTTTATATTTTGAGCAG GCATTTTGGCGGACACCACATAAACCCTTTAGACAG AGATTTTTCATGGTCAAGCCTTGTGCAAAGGAGTTGAAATGTGATGTTGAG GTAAGCACTTATGCTATCAGAGATGCAGAGGAGTACAAGAACTTCTGTGATCGCCCTAGGGACCAACGTCCACAAACCGAAGAAGTTATTGGG GACATTGCTGAACATTTGACTACCATTCATCTAAAGCGCTGCGAACGTGGGAAACGATGCTTATATGAAGGTTCAACACCTACTGATGGATTTCCTAATTCATGG AATGGTGCGACATACTGTACCTCAGAACTTGCTGTGTTAAAGAATAATGAGATACATGCCTGGGATAGAGGCTATGATGATGATGGCAATCAA GTTTGGGGTGTAAAAGGAGGTCCTTATGAATTCAAGCCTGCTCCTTCTTCAAGTTTTAACGATGTgctgaatcctttgagttttgCTTCACAATCCCTGGGGAAAAGAATAGAGGGTTCATTTGTCCTCCAGGAATGA
- the LOC129900800 gene encoding probable beta-1,4-xylosyltransferase IRX10L, which yields MRSWTRGFFVLLYLVFLLKIEGLKFHRSEHTERISGSAGDVLEDNPVGRLKVFVYELPSKYNKKILQKDQRCLNHMFAAEIFMHRFLLSSAVRTFNPEEADWFYTPVYSTCDLTPNGLPLPFKSPRMMRSAIQLISSNWPYWNRTEGADHFFIVPHDFGACFHYQEEKAIERGILPLLQRATLVQTFGQRNHVCLKDGSITIPPYAPPQKMQSHLIPPDTPRSIFVYFRGLFYDVGNDPEGGYYARGARAAVWENFKNNALFDISTEHPTTYYEDMQRAIFCLCPLGWAPWSPRLVEAVIFGCIPVIIADDIVLPFADAIPWEDIGVFVAEKDVPNLDTILTSIRPEEILRKQRLLANPSMKQAMLFPTPAQSGDAFHQILNGLARKLPHDKSTFLKPGEKFLNWTVGPVGDLKPW from the exons ATGAGGAGTTGGACTAGGGgcttttttgttcttctttatCTTGTTTTCTTGTTGAAAATTGAAGGCTTGAAATTTCATAGGTCTGAACATACTGAGAGAATATCAG GAAGTGCTGGTGATGTCTTGGAAGATAATCCAGTTGGGAGATTAAAAGTTTTTGTGTATGAGCTTCCCAGCAAATACAACAAGAAAATTCTGCAGAAAGACCAGCGATGCCTCAACCACATGTTTGCTGCTGAAATCTTTATGCATCGTTTCCTATTATCTAGCGCTGTTCGAACCTTTAATCCCGAGGAAGCAGATTGGTTCTACACCCCTGTTTACAGTACTTGTGACCTGACACCGAATGGCCTTCCTTTACCCTTCAAGTCACCTCGTATGATGAGGAGTGCAATACAACTTATTTCTTCTAACTGGCCTTACTGGAATAGGACAGAAGGAGCTGATCACTTCTTCATTGTGCCACATGATTTTGGTGCTTGTTTCCACTATCAA GAAGAAAAAGCTATTGAGAGGGGAATTCTTCCATTGCTCCAACGTGCTACCTTGGTTCAAACTTTTGGACAACGAAATCATGTTTGTTTGAAGGATGGCTCAATAACAATTCCTCCATATGCTCCCCCACAGAAAATGCAGTCCCACTTAATCCCTCCAGATACTCCCCGTTCTATCTTTGTTTATTTCCGAGGCTTGTTTTATGATGTTGGAAATGACCCAGAAGGTGGTTACTATGCGAG AGGTGCCCGAGCAGCAGTGTGGGAGAACTTTAAAAACAATGCTCTCTTTGATATCTCTACTGAGCATCCAACTACTTACTATGAAGACATGCAGCGAGCTATCTTTTGCTTGTGCCCCCTAGGATGGGCACCATGGAGTCCGAGATTGGTTGAAGCAGTTATATTTGGATGCATCCCTGTTATTATAGCAGATGACATTGTCTTGCCATTTGCTGATGCAATCCCTTGGGAAGATATAGGCGTGTTTGTAGCAGAGAAAGATGTTCCAAATCTGGACACCATTCTCACTTCTATTCGACCAGAAGAAATATTGAGGAAGCAGAGACTGCTTGCCAACCCTTCAATGAAGCAGGCAATGTTATTTCCAACACCTGCTCAATCAGGTGATGCTTTCCATCAGATCTTGAATGGACTTGCACGTAAACTTCCACATGACAAGAGCACTTTCTTGAAGCCCGGGGAGAAGTTCTTAAACTGGACGGTTGGTCCAGTTGGTGACCTCAAACCTTGGTAG